In Sphingobacterium sp. PCS056, the following proteins share a genomic window:
- a CDS encoding PAS domain S-box protein, which yields MLLTDGEDLYNVVLNAPIGICILNADTLVAEVVNGKFLEVSGKSYDAIFGHYYWDTFAEVRSQYESALAGVILSGQSYYANEVELMLIRNGQEEIVFVTFVYAPIKDELGQVSKVAVWVLENTRQVVERQEREVATLTFKKERDRLERYFMQAPVGICILQGPELVYELINPAYDNMLLDRELLGRPIFEALPELVNSPVQEMLLKTYYDGEPFDMNDVLIPVSTFEGGPTKDRYFSFSFQPRRDENDVIDGVVNIVFEVTGLIKTQRELFDAREYAEQQKRVYETIISNTPDLMYVFDLDYRFTYANSALLSMWGKTWDNAIGKSLLENGYEPWHAEMHEREIELIKKTKQSIRGEVSFPHATLGRRIYDYILIPVLNQAGEVVAVAGTTRDITERKNWEDALAQSAEKLQAINEELEASNEEQAASNEELTAINEELEQVNRQLLEAKQKIEEGEVALRLAVSAANFGTWFLHSVTREFITDTRLKQLFGYFPEEDLSFEKALAQVRDDYRDYVSAKLEHAIYHNGNYDVTYPIIGYHDQEIRWLRCIGNLKADPSGTFSTFTGIVMDITEQHLAANNVEQAEEGLRLAIESGELAIWYLDQKLGTIIASPRFNEMFGLRSDENVPFEAVIAQILPEYRQMVQNAVNETFATGANFNVEYAVTGFHDGKLRWVRSVGKYVQNTKNGNYITGVMADITEQKTDDIRKSDFIGMVSHELKTPLTSLNAYIQLLQQKLMSSNERFIINALDQSVKQVKKMTTMINGFLNISRLESGKIHIDLQHFDIAELAAETVLETNLMVNTHHIVLNPVMPTFVNADRDKIGQVINNLISNAVKYSKPDTLIEISCVTDGEEVRVSVTDEGIGIRSEDINQLFERYYRVESTKYISGFGIGLYLCAEIIKRHEGRIWVESEPEKGSTFYFSLPIVKSTKVDMD from the coding sequence ATGCTATTAACTGACGGAGAGGATCTTTACAATGTCGTATTGAATGCACCTATAGGAATCTGTATACTGAATGCCGATACGCTTGTTGCCGAGGTTGTCAACGGTAAGTTCCTTGAGGTATCTGGTAAATCTTACGATGCTATATTTGGCCATTACTATTGGGATACTTTTGCAGAAGTTCGGTCGCAATATGAGTCTGCGCTTGCTGGTGTCATCCTTAGCGGACAGTCCTATTATGCTAATGAGGTGGAGCTGATGCTGATTCGCAATGGTCAGGAAGAAATAGTTTTTGTCACCTTTGTTTATGCTCCGATTAAGGATGAGCTTGGTCAAGTTAGTAAGGTAGCTGTTTGGGTGTTGGAAAATACCAGACAAGTTGTTGAAAGGCAAGAGCGGGAAGTGGCCACGTTGACTTTTAAAAAAGAACGAGATCGTCTGGAACGCTATTTTATGCAGGCTCCTGTAGGGATCTGTATCTTGCAAGGTCCAGAACTTGTTTATGAACTCATCAACCCTGCTTATGACAACATGTTACTTGACCGTGAATTGTTGGGACGTCCGATTTTTGAAGCTCTTCCTGAATTGGTGAATAGTCCTGTTCAGGAAATGCTCCTGAAAACTTATTACGATGGGGAGCCTTTTGACATGAATGATGTGCTCATTCCTGTTTCAACATTTGAAGGTGGTCCTACAAAAGATCGGTATTTTAGTTTCAGTTTTCAACCGAGGAGGGATGAAAATGATGTGATTGATGGTGTTGTTAATATTGTTTTTGAGGTAACAGGTCTGATTAAGACACAACGGGAACTTTTCGATGCTAGGGAATATGCTGAACAGCAGAAAAGGGTTTATGAAACTATTATTTCTAATACCCCTGATCTGATGTACGTTTTCGATCTTGACTACCGTTTTACATATGCAAATAGCGCACTGTTATCTATGTGGGGTAAAACTTGGGACAATGCGATTGGGAAAAGCCTGCTTGAAAATGGATATGAACCATGGCATGCTGAAATGCATGAGCGGGAGATTGAATTGATCAAAAAGACTAAGCAATCTATAAGAGGAGAGGTTTCTTTTCCGCATGCAACGTTGGGAAGGCGTATCTATGATTATATTTTAATTCCAGTGCTTAATCAAGCTGGGGAAGTAGTTGCAGTAGCTGGTACGACAAGAGATATTACTGAACGCAAAAATTGGGAGGATGCCTTAGCGCAGAGTGCGGAAAAGTTACAAGCAATCAATGAAGAACTTGAAGCCTCTAATGAAGAACAAGCAGCTTCTAATGAAGAACTGACTGCGATCAATGAAGAGTTGGAGCAGGTCAATAGACAGTTGCTTGAGGCTAAGCAAAAGATAGAGGAAGGCGAAGTTGCTTTGCGTTTGGCGGTGAGTGCTGCTAATTTTGGTACTTGGTTTTTACATTCTGTAACCCGCGAGTTTATCACTGACACTCGTTTGAAGCAATTATTTGGATATTTTCCCGAAGAGGATCTTTCTTTTGAAAAGGCTTTGGCGCAAGTAAGAGATGATTACCGGGACTATGTTTCTGCTAAACTAGAACATGCAATCTATCATAATGGTAACTACGACGTTACTTATCCTATCATTGGTTATCATGACCAAGAGATACGTTGGTTACGTTGTATAGGGAATCTAAAGGCTGATCCATCGGGTACTTTTTCTACTTTTACAGGTATAGTGATGGACATCACGGAGCAACATTTGGCAGCTAACAATGTGGAACAAGCAGAGGAGGGCCTAAGATTAGCCATTGAATCGGGAGAACTCGCTATTTGGTATCTCGATCAAAAGCTAGGTACAATCATCGCATCTCCGCGGTTTAATGAGATGTTTGGCCTGAGATCTGATGAAAATGTTCCGTTTGAGGCTGTAATTGCTCAAATTTTGCCAGAATACCGTCAGATGGTTCAGAATGCTGTAAATGAGACTTTTGCAACTGGAGCTAATTTTAATGTTGAATATGCTGTAACCGGATTTCATGATGGAAAGCTGCGATGGGTGCGCTCAGTGGGGAAATATGTGCAGAACACTAAGAATGGTAATTATATTACTGGTGTAATGGCTGATATTACCGAGCAGAAAACGGATGATATCCGCAAGAGTGATTTTATTGGTATGGTAAGCCATGAGTTGAAGACACCATTGACTTCACTAAATGCCTACATACAATTGTTACAGCAAAAATTGATGTCGTCTAATGAACGTTTTATCATCAACGCACTGGATCAATCGGTAAAACAGGTCAAGAAGATGACCACGATGATCAACGGCTTCTTGAATATATCCAGACTAGAATCGGGTAAGATTCATATCGATCTTCAACATTTTGATATTGCTGAACTCGCTGCAGAAACGGTGTTGGAAACAAACCTCATGGTCAACACTCATCATATCGTGCTCAATCCTGTAATGCCTACTTTCGTAAATGCAGATCGGGATAAGATCGGACAGGTTATCAACAACTTGATCAGCAATGCGGTGAAATATTCTAAACCAGATACGCTGATTGAGATTTCTTGTGTCACTGATGGTGAAGAAGTGCGGGTCAGTGTCACTGATGAAGGGATCGGTATTAGATCTGAAGATATTAACCAACTTTTTGAGCGCTACTATCGGGTAGAAAGTACTAAATATATTTCTGGTTTTGGTATTGGACTTTACCTTTGTGCAGAGATCATCAAACGTCATGAAGGTCGGATATGGGTTGAAAGTGAACCTGAAAAAGGATCTACCTTTTATTTCAGCCTGCCTATTGTGAAATCAACTAAGGTGGATATGGACTGA
- a CDS encoding carboxymuconolactone decarboxylase family protein — MEKHNPYEAFEREAPEVFKGFTGLVTSLMDTKALDPKTKQLIYLGIKVAQGDQTAVMFHVPMAKQLGATRDEIKETILLTLTVCGLKGVNTCLVQALEIYDRE; from the coding sequence ATGGAAAAACATAATCCTTACGAAGCTTTTGAGAGAGAAGCACCTGAAGTATTTAAGGGATTCACTGGGTTGGTCACATCACTGATGGATACTAAAGCTCTTGATCCCAAAACGAAGCAACTAATTTACTTAGGTATCAAAGTAGCACAGGGTGATCAGACTGCTGTCATGTTTCATGTTCCTATGGCCAAACAGCTAGGTGCTACTCGAGATGAAATAAAAGAAACTATTTTACTTACGTTGACGGTATGTGGGCTAAAAGGTGTGAATACATGTTTGGTGCAAGCTCTGGAAATCTATGATCGTGAATAA
- a CDS encoding TonB-dependent receptor, with the protein MTKTEAYSMFVALLLIICLFANSMLHAQSKKVHQTISGFVFDPASGRALQDASIEIMGSYPISTKTNIDGRFILENIPMGRYELKISFTGYESLIIKEVLVASVNQIYIEVPMYENTITLQEVESKPKIHQTKSLNPFTIVGGQTFSPEQASRFAGGMDDPARLVSTYAGVTTASMSSNGLSIRGNAPNLLQWRLEGIEIPNPNHFSDINVLGGGLLSALSNNVIGNSDFLIGSFPSEYTNALSGVFDIKMRKGNRQQHHHSFQLGLLGIDLASEGPISKSSNATYIINYRYSTTGLLEKIRKDKNIGGKLGYQDLNFNLNFPTKKSGLFSIWGFGLVDEVAPILDQTSSRKYLDDGILSAADQQSGAAGISHHYFFKNNKTSLKSTFATTYSGNHILEEFYDIESHKSPTTDLTYNTTNLIISSTLQHRFHPNHINKTGVTFTNIHYDMHVDHTPYYGQQLINFAHSNSRTNMVSAYSNSKLTISEHFTIIGGFNVQHLMLNKNTAVEPRVGVNWNVLPRRSISAAYGLHSRIERPDVYFFKNNEDELSNRDLAFLKSHQFTVGYNQEITPDMHLKIEPYFQLLYDVPITDTGNYSILNSTDFYTTQTLINRGKGKNFGVDLTLSKSFKKGYYYLLTTSLFTSKYKAADGQWYNTRYNRNYVFNFLAGKEWIFGSDILGVNFKASTLGGQRYTPVDEAATLLHPDKEVQYDANRMFEKQFHSMFIGDFTLSYKINRGRFSHTFALKSVNATKQKEYIQHKFNIITQTIEPYFAANSLFNVSYRIDL; encoded by the coding sequence ATGACAAAAACAGAAGCTTATTCAATGTTCGTAGCACTGCTGCTCATCATCTGCTTATTCGCCAATAGCATGCTACATGCCCAAAGTAAGAAGGTACATCAAACCATATCCGGATTTGTGTTTGACCCAGCCTCAGGTCGAGCACTACAAGATGCATCAATAGAAATTATGGGATCATATCCGATATCAACAAAGACAAATATAGATGGAAGGTTTATATTAGAAAACATACCTATGGGAAGATATGAATTAAAGATCTCGTTCACGGGCTACGAAAGTCTGATTATCAAGGAAGTTCTTGTTGCATCAGTTAATCAGATATATATAGAAGTTCCGATGTATGAAAATACAATTACGCTGCAGGAAGTTGAGTCAAAACCCAAAATCCACCAGACAAAATCATTGAATCCATTTACAATTGTTGGAGGACAAACGTTCAGTCCAGAGCAAGCTAGCCGTTTTGCTGGGGGTATGGACGACCCTGCTAGGTTGGTCAGTACCTATGCCGGAGTAACCACTGCTAGTATGTCAAGCAATGGCCTTTCCATTCGCGGCAACGCTCCTAACCTATTGCAATGGCGGCTAGAAGGTATTGAGATCCCAAATCCTAATCATTTTTCGGATATCAATGTACTAGGCGGAGGTCTTTTATCTGCGCTGAGCAACAATGTCATTGGAAATTCAGACTTCTTGATCGGATCATTTCCTTCCGAATATACCAATGCCCTATCAGGAGTATTTGACATCAAAATGCGTAAAGGAAATAGACAACAGCACCACCATAGCTTTCAGCTTGGTCTTTTGGGTATCGATCTCGCTTCCGAAGGCCCCATCAGTAAATCCAGCAATGCTACTTACATCATCAATTATCGCTACTCGACCACTGGACTATTAGAAAAAATAAGAAAAGACAAAAATATAGGCGGAAAACTTGGTTATCAAGATTTAAACTTCAATTTAAATTTTCCAACCAAAAAATCAGGCTTATTCTCCATTTGGGGCTTTGGTTTGGTGGATGAAGTTGCTCCGATTTTAGATCAAACGAGCAGCAGAAAATACTTAGATGATGGCATACTGTCTGCTGCTGACCAACAATCCGGAGCAGCAGGTATATCGCACCATTATTTCTTTAAAAATAACAAAACTTCTCTAAAAAGCACATTTGCCACTACCTATTCAGGCAATCATATTCTTGAAGAATTTTATGACATTGAAAGCCATAAAAGTCCTACGACTGATTTAACGTACAATACAACAAACCTGATCATCAGCTCCACCTTACAACACAGATTTCATCCCAATCACATCAACAAAACTGGAGTGACATTTACCAATATACATTATGATATGCATGTAGATCACACCCCTTATTATGGACAGCAATTAATCAATTTTGCTCATTCAAATAGTCGGACAAATATGGTTTCAGCCTATTCCAATTCAAAACTAACTATCAGCGAACACTTTACCATTATCGGCGGATTTAATGTGCAGCATCTTATGCTCAATAAAAATACGGCTGTAGAACCAAGAGTCGGCGTAAATTGGAATGTACTGCCCCGTCGTTCCATTTCAGCGGCATATGGCTTACATAGCCGGATAGAAAGACCTGATGTCTATTTTTTTAAAAATAATGAAGATGAATTGAGTAATCGCGATTTAGCATTTCTAAAAAGCCACCAGTTCACCGTGGGTTATAACCAAGAAATCACGCCTGATATGCATTTAAAGATAGAGCCCTATTTTCAATTACTCTATGACGTGCCGATTACTGATACAGGGAATTATTCCATCCTAAACAGCACTGATTTTTATACCACACAAACACTTATAAACAGAGGAAAAGGTAAAAACTTCGGCGTTGATCTTACACTTTCTAAATCCTTTAAAAAAGGATATTATTACCTACTGACGACCTCGTTGTTTACTTCAAAATATAAAGCTGCAGATGGACAATGGTACAACACCCGCTATAACCGTAATTATGTATTCAATTTTTTAGCAGGCAAAGAATGGATTTTTGGAAGCGATATCCTAGGGGTCAATTTTAAAGCGAGCACATTGGGAGGACAACGATATACGCCAGTAGATGAAGCTGCAACTTTACTACATCCGGATAAAGAAGTTCAGTATGACGCAAATCGCATGTTTGAAAAACAGTTTCACTCCATGTTCATAGGTGATTTCACACTCAGCTATAAAATAAATCGAGGTCGCTTTTCACATACCTTTGCCCTAAAGAGCGTAAATGCGACAAAGCAAAAAGAATATATACAACATAAATTTAATATCATCACGCAAACCATAGAACCCTATTTTGCAGCCAATTCACTATTTAACGTGAGTTATAGGATAGACCTCTAG
- a CDS encoding histidine kinase: protein MNDIKEKHLLSTFVFDKKYQVWRHVLFIAFAAVITFNQVLIAYQDCQVVLGNDIYLIGGSSLMTYLIVMYFNYFYLTAKFLLRDRIWSYLIITMICMLSLPVLSLWIEYGVRNWANLNHRIADYSSPLILVDILSTSVITLICFCGISLILLYRTWSLTNQHVSVLEIEHLTSELKKLKGQITPEFLSRALHHASLWTIKDPQKTNDILLKLSELLRYQLYDAQQEKTLLNSELLYVTKFISLEKRCRPILESQLKIDKQHHYHQISPMLLLTLVQTFIKESNSLEISSNVENNMLTFVCKSHSITGALENQLISIRKRLDLAYSHQYILQLETGSVTLKLALCH from the coding sequence ATGAATGATATTAAGGAAAAACACCTATTAAGCACTTTTGTGTTCGATAAAAAGTATCAGGTTTGGCGACACGTGCTCTTTATTGCGTTTGCTGCCGTGATCACATTTAATCAAGTTCTCATTGCCTATCAGGATTGCCAAGTGGTGCTAGGTAATGATATCTATCTGATTGGCGGATCCTCATTAATGACTTACCTGATCGTCATGTATTTTAATTATTTCTATCTTACGGCCAAATTCCTACTTAGAGATCGCATATGGTCCTATTTGATCATTACCATGATCTGTATGCTATCCTTGCCTGTACTATCGCTATGGATAGAGTACGGGGTTCGCAATTGGGCAAACCTAAACCATAGGATAGCAGATTATTCTAGTCCCTTAATATTGGTGGATATCCTTTCCACTTCTGTCATAACACTGATCTGTTTTTGTGGGATTTCCTTAATTTTGCTGTACCGGACATGGTCTTTGACAAACCAGCACGTGAGCGTGCTAGAAATAGAACATCTTACATCCGAACTGAAAAAACTGAAGGGTCAGATCACACCAGAATTTCTCTCTCGAGCATTACATCATGCTTCATTATGGACAATAAAAGATCCGCAAAAAACAAATGATATCCTGCTCAAATTAAGCGAATTATTACGCTATCAACTTTATGACGCCCAACAGGAAAAAACTTTATTAAACTCGGAACTCCTTTATGTTACTAAATTCATATCCCTTGAAAAACGGTGTAGACCCATTTTAGAATCACAGCTTAAGATTGACAAGCAACATCATTATCACCAGATATCCCCAATGTTACTCTTGACATTAGTTCAAACTTTTATCAAAGAAAGTAATAGTCTGGAGATCAGCTCAAATGTAGAAAACAACATGCTCACGTTTGTATGCAAATCGCATTCCATTACAGGAGCGCTCGAGAATCAACTAATTTCGATACGAAAGAGACTTGATCTGGCTTATAGCCACCAGTATATACTGCAGTTAGAAACAGGATCTGTTACACTTAAACTAGCATTGTGCCATTAA
- a CDS encoding sensor histidine kinase, which translates to MKSFLNTYSLTRLLIDHKYHLARTLLLQSSILAISIGIFFDAPDKLNLSADRMIGWISYYIFLNCLIYVNKDVLFPKFLAKNRMTAYLISVVIFTLFALCIMVILQQLFYDIAVTRQQPSPIAIFFSITSSMFAIILFLGGISALQLFKQWLINNHRIHELQLATSRIQQHFLKSQINPHFLFNMINNANILVDDDPITASIILKKLENILQYQFSDTKSAQVPLLNDIKFLEDYLELEKLRRDQCDFNLKKEGNFDSITIPPMLFVHFVENAVKHSSDSKGSYVNIKFKIVNQQLYFFCENSKPTAPSKRDIGGLGLENIKRRLVLLYHKKHQLHIADTDQTYTVTLYLDLQ; encoded by the coding sequence ATGAAAAGTTTTTTAAATACATATTCGCTAACCAGATTACTGATCGATCATAAATATCATCTGGCAAGGACTTTACTATTACAATCCTCCATTTTGGCTATTTCGATCGGCATCTTTTTCGATGCGCCTGATAAGCTAAACCTATCCGCAGATCGCATGATAGGTTGGATCAGTTACTATATATTTTTAAATTGTCTTATATATGTCAATAAAGATGTACTATTTCCAAAATTTTTGGCCAAAAATAGAATGACAGCTTATCTCATTTCTGTGGTTATTTTCACCCTATTTGCATTATGTATCATGGTTATCCTTCAGCAGCTTTTTTATGATATTGCCGTTACTCGACAACAGCCATCGCCCATCGCCATATTTTTCAGTATAACCTCCTCTATGTTTGCTATCATACTCTTTTTAGGTGGAATATCAGCTCTTCAACTGTTCAAACAATGGCTAATCAATAATCATCGCATCCATGAATTACAGTTGGCGACGTCCCGTATTCAACAACACTTTCTAAAAAGTCAGATCAATCCACACTTTCTATTTAATATGATCAATAATGCCAATATTCTAGTAGACGATGATCCGATCACTGCATCCATTATCCTAAAAAAATTGGAAAACATACTTCAGTATCAATTCAGCGATACGAAGTCAGCACAAGTTCCTTTATTGAACGATATTAAATTTTTAGAAGACTATCTGGAATTAGAAAAGTTGCGACGTGATCAATGCGATTTTAACTTGAAAAAAGAAGGAAATTTTGATAGCATAACCATACCACCAATGCTATTCGTGCATTTTGTAGAAAATGCCGTAAAACATAGCTCAGACAGTAAAGGTTCCTATGTCAATATAAAGTTCAAAATAGTAAACCAGCAACTTTACTTTTTTTGCGAAAATTCCAAACCGACTGCCCCTTCAAAAAGGGATATTGGTGGATTGGGATTGGAAAACATCAAACGGCGTTTAGTGTTACTTTACCATAAAAAGCACCAACTGCATATTGCAGATACGGATCAAACATATACCGTTACCTTATACCTGGATTTACAATGA
- a CDS encoding LytR/AlgR family response regulator transcription factor yields MRYIIVDDEPIARNGIKKMVDQIPQLELLGSFNSAETASEFLKHTPVDLIFLDIRMSGINGLEFARNIPKLTLIIFTTAYSQYAVDSYEVDAIDYLVKPINPLKLRKAVDKAINYHTLLLAEDKKNLNQIQEDYIIVKSDRRFFKIQHHDILFIEGLKDYVIIQLENERIITRMIVKQIHEILPQQLFLRINRSFIVNKSHINSFDNNDVFIKDYEIGIGSAFKNSFFECMLKLKQ; encoded by the coding sequence ATGAGATACATTATAGTTGACGACGAACCCATTGCGCGCAATGGCATCAAAAAAATGGTTGACCAGATTCCACAATTGGAATTATTAGGAAGTTTTAACAGCGCAGAAACCGCTTCCGAATTCCTAAAGCATACCCCTGTCGATCTGATATTTCTCGATATTCGTATGTCGGGGATCAACGGTCTGGAGTTTGCACGCAATATACCCAAACTAACGCTTATTATCTTTACAACAGCCTATTCTCAATATGCAGTAGACAGTTACGAAGTCGATGCTATAGATTATTTAGTAAAGCCCATAAATCCTCTTAAATTAAGAAAGGCTGTGGATAAAGCCATTAATTATCACACCTTATTATTGGCAGAGGATAAAAAAAACCTGAATCAAATACAAGAAGATTATATCATTGTCAAATCGGACCGCAGATTTTTCAAGATACAGCACCATGATATATTATTTATTGAAGGACTCAAAGATTATGTTATTATTCAGCTGGAAAATGAAAGGATCATTACGCGAATGATTGTCAAGCAAATCCATGAAATATTGCCCCAACAGCTGTTCCTCAGGATCAACAGATCTTTTATCGTCAATAAATCACACATCAACTCCTTTGATAATAATGATGTATTTATCAAAGATTATGAGATCGGTATCGGGAGTGCTTTTAAAAATAGTTTTTTTGAGTGCATGTTGAAGTTAAAACAATAG
- a CDS encoding glycosyltransferase family 4 protein, with the protein MKIAMLSPIAWRTPPVHYGPWEQVTSLLTEELIKSGIEVTLFATGNSITQAQLQAVCPAGYEEDRDINAKVWESLHISECFENANEFDIIHNQFDFLPLTYSKLIQTPVVSTIHGFSSSSILPVYKKYNKDSHYISISNADRSEQLDYLATIYHGIDLDQFTFNEQPQDYLLYYGRIHHDKGAKEAIAIAQALGKRLIMAGIIQDEHYFNQHVQPHLQPGKIEYIGSVGSDKRNELLSNASVLLHPINFSEPFGLSVVESMACGTPVVAFNKGSMPELIDNGRDGFLAENIEEAIEMVKDIHSINRLACRQKVENHFSKERMCQNYVEAYKKILGK; encoded by the coding sequence ATGAAGATTGCAATGCTTTCGCCTATCGCATGGCGAACACCTCCTGTCCACTATGGTCCCTGGGAACAAGTTACGTCCTTATTGACAGAAGAACTAATCAAATCAGGTATAGAAGTCACCTTATTTGCAACCGGTAATTCCATTACCCAAGCACAGTTACAAGCTGTATGCCCTGCCGGATATGAAGAAGATCGAGATATCAATGCCAAAGTTTGGGAATCACTCCATATCTCAGAATGTTTCGAAAATGCTAATGAATTTGATATTATACACAATCAATTTGATTTTCTGCCCCTCACATATTCCAAACTGATACAAACTCCCGTTGTTAGTACAATACATGGTTTTTCATCCAGTAGCATTCTACCTGTCTATAAAAAATACAATAAGGATAGCCATTATATATCTATAAGCAATGCGGATCGTTCTGAGCAATTGGATTATTTAGCAACCATTTACCATGGTATCGATCTGGATCAGTTTACTTTCAATGAACAACCACAAGATTACCTATTGTATTATGGTCGAATTCACCATGATAAAGGTGCTAAAGAAGCCATAGCAATAGCACAAGCACTTGGCAAACGTTTAATTATGGCAGGCATCATTCAGGATGAACATTACTTCAACCAGCATGTGCAACCTCATTTACAACCTGGTAAGATCGAATATATAGGTTCTGTTGGTTCAGACAAACGCAATGAATTGTTGTCCAATGCAAGTGTATTGTTACATCCTATTAATTTTAGCGAACCATTTGGTTTATCGGTAGTTGAGTCTATGGCCTGCGGCACTCCAGTTGTCGCATTCAACAAAGGTAGTATGCCCGAACTTATTGATAATGGGCGGGATGGTTTTCTAGCCGAAAATATAGAAGAAGCTATAGAAATGGTGAAAGATATTCATTCGATCAACAGATTAGCTTGTCGGCAAAAAGTGGAAAATCATTTCTCGAAGGAAAGAATGTGCCAAAACTACGTCGAAGCCTATAAAAAGATTCTAGGTAAATAG
- a CDS encoding 2,3-butanediol dehydrogenase, whose protein sequence is MDNTMKAARWYAAKDIRVEPTEIPSPQAGQVKISVQFAGICGSDLHEYVHGPQLIPVDKPYPLNGHQGTTTLGHEFSGIVDAVGEGVQHIQVGDRVVVEPIFKNFDSPFIVNGKYNLSEPLGFIGLSSNGGFASYVVVEDYMVHKIPDSMSFEKGALVEPAAVAVYAVLQSGLKIGQTVLVSGAGPIGLLCVQAAIAAGATTVIVTDIADKRLEKAKTIGATHIINAKEDEIPQKIKNLTGLGVDIFLDCAGVQASYTTGIQSLKNGGTAVLVALFGKPVTTDALDQVLREITVKGIIAYRNIFPHVISLIDSGRMPVEKLVTRKIVLDNIVSEGFEALVNDPTEVKILIDIQSS, encoded by the coding sequence ATGGATAACACAATGAAAGCTGCTCGTTGGTATGCAGCAAAAGATATCAGAGTAGAGCCTACAGAAATTCCTTCACCACAGGCTGGTCAAGTTAAAATTTCAGTTCAGTTCGCCGGCATTTGTGGATCTGACTTACATGAATATGTACATGGACCGCAATTGATTCCAGTAGACAAACCGTATCCGCTCAATGGCCATCAAGGAACCACAACATTGGGTCATGAATTTTCAGGCATCGTTGATGCTGTAGGCGAAGGTGTACAGCATATACAGGTGGGTGATCGAGTGGTGGTAGAACCTATTTTCAAGAATTTTGATAGTCCTTTTATTGTTAATGGTAAATATAACCTATCCGAGCCATTAGGATTTATCGGACTCTCTAGCAATGGCGGTTTCGCATCCTATGTCGTGGTAGAAGATTACATGGTACACAAGATACCAGACAGCATGTCTTTTGAAAAAGGGGCGTTGGTAGAACCTGCCGCAGTAGCAGTATATGCTGTACTTCAAAGTGGTCTTAAAATTGGCCAGACCGTACTTGTTTCAGGAGCGGGTCCTATTGGTCTGTTGTGCGTACAGGCGGCAATTGCTGCAGGTGCCACCACTGTAATTGTTACCGATATCGCTGATAAACGCCTTGAAAAAGCAAAAACGATCGGTGCAACACATATCATCAATGCAAAAGAAGATGAAATTCCTCAAAAAATCAAGAACCTCACAGGTCTTGGGGTCGATATTTTTCTAGATTGTGCTGGTGTACAAGCCTCTTATACCACGGGAATTCAGAGTTTAAAAAATGGTGGAACTGCTGTTTTAGTTGCTCTTTTTGGAAAACCAGTTACTACTGATGCCCTAGATCAGGTACTGCGAGAGATTACCGTTAAAGGAATCATCGCTTATCGGAATATTTTTCCGCATGTCATTTCCTTGATCGATAGCGGCCGAATGCCCGTAGAAAAATTGGTCACACGTAAAATTGTATTAGACAATATTGTATCAGAAGGGTTTGAAGCATTAGTTAATGATCCAACTGAAGTCAAAATCTTAATTGATATACAGAGCAGTTAA